The proteins below are encoded in one region of Candidatus Obscuribacterales bacterium:
- a CDS encoding tetratricopeptide repeat protein, translating to MPKRISSLVPMLLTLGLWGAVPPAHGQALAPHILTLDADYLENQGLGLAQEAAQLAQFQQYELALPRAQLATQLVPDNAQVWTLLGNLYRQVEDIDNSINALQQARSIEPANPGILFALGSAYIQQERY from the coding sequence GTGCCAAAGCGTATTTCCTCTCTTGTTCCAATGCTGTTGACCCTAGGGCTATGGGGTGCAGTGCCGCCAGCCCATGGCCAAGCCCTAGCACCTCATATTTTGACCTTGGATGCTGACTATCTAGAAAACCAAGGGCTAGGTCTTGCACAAGAAGCTGCCCAATTGGCTCAGTTTCAGCAGTACGAGCTGGCCTTGCCCCGCGCCCAACTCGCCACCCAGCTTGTGCCTGATAATGCTCAGGTGTGGACTCTGTTGGGTAACCTGTACCGACAAGTGGAGGACATCGACAACAGCATTAATGCTTTACAGCAGGCGCGATCCATTGAGCCCGCCAACCCTGGTATTTTGTTTGCCCTAGGATCTGCCTACATCCAGCAAGAGCGATACA